A region from the Desulfocurvibacter africanus subsp. africanus DSM 2603 genome encodes:
- a CDS encoding ABC transporter substrate-binding protein, with protein MRLVKAFLVVAAVALCCASSAFAESTYDKVMKAKVLRAGIMTNSIPGAFYNEKKEWVGFDVDIAEEVAKRLGVKLERVQVSDMTRISFVQQGRIDMSVANMTHKRERDKSIDFSITYFFDGQKLLVKKDSGIKDWKDIVAQNKKIASTKGTTSEVNARNKLKQLGDKNADQNVISFPDYAAAFQALKNGRVAGFTTDSTILLGYAAQASGQFELVGDFISDEPYGIGLPENDSKWRDSVNFALQDMWADGTYKKIYDKWYGPDTPYYFPLTAKIEMWP; from the coding sequence ATGCGTCTGGTAAAAGCATTTCTGGTTGTGGCCGCCGTCGCGCTATGCTGTGCCTCGTCGGCATTCGCCGAATCGACCTATGACAAGGTCATGAAAGCAAAGGTACTGCGTGCGGGTATCATGACGAACTCCATCCCCGGCGCCTTCTACAATGAGAAGAAGGAGTGGGTTGGCTTCGACGTGGACATCGCCGAGGAGGTCGCCAAGCGCCTGGGCGTGAAGCTCGAACGTGTCCAAGTATCGGATATGACTCGCATCAGCTTTGTACAACAGGGCCGCATCGACATGTCCGTGGCCAACATGACCCACAAGCGCGAGCGCGACAAGTCAATCGATTTTTCCATCACCTACTTCTTCGACGGCCAGAAGCTGCTGGTCAAGAAGGACAGCGGCATCAAGGACTGGAAGGACATCGTGGCCCAGAACAAGAAGATCGCCTCGACCAAGGGCACCACGAGCGAGGTCAACGCGCGCAACAAGCTCAAGCAACTGGGCGACAAGAACGCCGACCAGAACGTTATCTCCTTCCCGGACTATGCCGCAGCCTTCCAGGCCCTGAAGAACGGCCGCGTGGCCGGCTTCACCACCGACTCCACGATCCTGCTCGGCTACGCCGCCCAGGCTTCGGGCCAGTTCGAGCTGGTCGGCGATTTCATCTCCGATGAGCCCTACGGCATCGGCCTGCCCGAGAACGACTCCAAGTGGCGCGATTCCGTCAACTTCGCGCTGCAGGACATGTGGGCCGACGGCACCTACAAGAAGATCTACGACAAGTGGTACGGCCCCGATACGCCCTACTACTTCCCCCTGACCGCCAAGATCGAGATGTGGCCCTAG
- a CDS encoding EF-hand domain-containing protein, with amino-acid sequence MKRIVAILAAVAMLAAAGSALAQGQGPGQGKGHGQGKGPAVGKPGYGYGMMAGGGFEIVDQDKDGRISSQEFQQSFQKWDRNGDGYLDQTEWQSGHGQLTGQGSMGMGRWANFQDMDTNNDGQISLEEFQVRHPGMSQKDMTLIDTDGNGTISAQEWDKFRSAHGGMKGGMKMQ; translated from the coding sequence ATGAAACGCATAGTGGCGATCCTGGCGGCCGTGGCCATGCTGGCGGCAGCCGGTTCTGCTCTTGCCCAGGGACAAGGCCCGGGGCAGGGCAAAGGCCATGGTCAGGGCAAAGGGCCGGCTGTGGGCAAGCCGGGTTACGGATATGGCATGATGGCTGGCGGCGGTTTCGAGATCGTGGACCAGGACAAGGATGGCCGCATCAGCAGCCAGGAATTCCAGCAGTCCTTCCAGAAATGGGATCGCAATGGCGACGGCTACTTGGACCAGACCGAATGGCAGTCCGGCCACGGCCAGCTCACGGGCCAAGGCTCCATGGGTATGGGCCGCTGGGCGAACTTTCAGGATATGGACACGAACAATGACGGCCAGATCAGCCTTGAGGAATTCCAGGTTCGCCATCCCGGCATGAGCCAGAAGGACATGACACTCATCGACACCGATGGGAATGGGACCATCAGCGCCCAGGAGTGGGACAAGTTCCGCTCGGCGCATGGCGGAATGAAGGGCGGAATGAAAATGCAATAA
- the ruvX gene encoding Holliday junction resolvase RuvX, with protein MRLLGIDFGLKRVGLALTDEGGRMAFPRPALARTSNDALIAEIGRMAAEEKVEAVVLGLPIAMDGEETDLSRQVRNLARKITSKTGLTVHLMDERLTSAEAQARLREAGVSSKKMKGKLDSGAAVLILEAYLGRS; from the coding sequence GTGCGCCTGCTAGGCATTGATTTCGGTCTCAAACGCGTGGGTCTGGCCCTGACGGACGAAGGCGGCAGGATGGCATTTCCCAGGCCGGCCCTGGCGCGCACGTCCAATGATGCACTTATCGCAGAGATTGGACGTATGGCGGCCGAGGAGAAGGTCGAGGCTGTCGTGCTTGGCCTCCCCATTGCAATGGATGGCGAAGAGACGGACCTGAGTCGACAGGTGCGTAACCTGGCCAGGAAAATAACATCCAAGACCGGACTGACAGTGCACCTTATGGACGAAAGGCTGACCTCGGCCGAAGCCCAGGCTCGCCTGCGTGAGGCTGGAGTGTCGTCGAAAAAAATGAAGGGGAAGCTGGACAGCGGCGCTGCCGTGCTCATCCTCGAAGCATATTTGGGAAGATCATGA
- a CDS encoding calcium-binding protein has translation MRQGVSVWLVLTGLLLAAPSIAQDSSQMESPPGEELPGQEWPQEGRPTEDWPRDRPMLYYEGFGVMDFNRDGTIDKEEYDRAFRHMDSNGDSSIDTLEWKVVHGPEGEDES, from the coding sequence ATGCGACAAGGTGTAAGCGTTTGGCTGGTGCTGACTGGGCTTCTGCTGGCCGCTCCATCCATTGCCCAGGATTCCTCACAGATGGAGAGTCCCCCGGGCGAGGAATTGCCTGGCCAGGAGTGGCCGCAGGAGGGTAGGCCGACCGAGGATTGGCCCCGCGACCGGCCCATGCTCTACTACGAGGGCTTCGGGGTCATGGATTTCAACCGTGACGGAACCATCGACAAGGAGGAATACGACCGGGCCTTCCGGCACATGGACAGCAACGGCGACAGCAGCATTGATACACTCGAGTGGAAGGTCGTGCATGGCCCGGAGGGCGAGGACGAATCCTAA
- a CDS encoding EF-hand domain-containing protein, with the protein MKRLLLSITMAAAVASGPQAFAATTSPMNETGQEQTTVGSEVETGQQVETAAPAGDTDFEAEGTDERSGGTGSSVTGLKGESLAGDEAAVQERSATEPQEPFSAIDTDGDGKLSLSEARTAFEQADKDGSGTVDFGEYRDAMPNIGVGTTEMGATEGDASAGEAERGAQESQGQSSGQAMRAQEQGDEEFQPGEPVKLSDVDQPGRDSSATDAPFAMVDEDRDGQLTPEEVVGAFRQADQDRDRQLSSQEWQQTMSRFGASSGASTIDMGSESGDTSEGQGTSEMGASESDTPSGQQERSDISVPDTVSEQQGDPSAGDPAYLTDEKESTSERSSEEIPTVDPLAGKVPGTGGALESESEAMGIESGTLDERAAGEAPRSDDAGQTPESIVDQQPGNEQLLTPEAERSEEAVDVMSDQAPGETQSSDEARRLIESPEEMKSGAEGTAERATTEGQEAASEQWTGSPDPQKAKEGAVKDWQDYEKTHERAIVRQPESQPGGQAEGQQQ; encoded by the coding sequence ATGAAAAGACTACTCCTCTCGATAACCATGGCGGCAGCCGTGGCCAGTGGCCCGCAGGCCTTCGCGGCGACGACGAGCCCGATGAACGAAACAGGCCAGGAACAAACCACGGTCGGCAGCGAGGTTGAAACCGGACAACAGGTGGAAACCGCCGCCCCTGCCGGGGATACGGACTTCGAAGCCGAGGGTACGGATGAACGTTCCGGGGGAACGGGAAGCAGCGTGACCGGTTTGAAGGGCGAATCCTTGGCAGGTGACGAAGCGGCCGTTCAAGAGCGGTCCGCTACCGAGCCGCAGGAGCCTTTCAGCGCCATCGATACCGATGGCGATGGCAAACTGAGCCTCTCGGAGGCCCGCACAGCCTTCGAACAGGCCGACAAGGACGGAAGCGGTACGGTTGATTTCGGAGAGTACCGCGATGCCATGCCCAATATCGGAGTCGGCACCACCGAAATGGGCGCGACCGAGGGCGACGCATCCGCAGGCGAGGCTGAGCGTGGCGCTCAGGAGTCCCAGGGGCAGTCTTCGGGACAAGCCATGCGGGCGCAGGAACAAGGTGATGAAGAGTTTCAGCCTGGTGAGCCCGTAAAGCTTTCCGACGTGGACCAGCCTGGCCGTGACAGCTCCGCCACGGATGCGCCCTTTGCTATGGTCGACGAGGACCGCGACGGGCAATTGACTCCAGAGGAAGTCGTAGGGGCCTTCCGGCAGGCCGATCAGGACCGCGATCGTCAGCTCAGCTCACAGGAATGGCAGCAAACCATGTCGCGCTTCGGCGCCAGCTCGGGCGCCAGCACCATCGATATGGGCAGCGAATCCGGCGATACGTCTGAGGGGCAAGGCACATCCGAGATGGGCGCGAGTGAGTCCGATACCCCAAGCGGGCAGCAGGAAAGATCCGACATCAGCGTCCCCGACACGGTGTCCGAGCAGCAAGGCGACCCGAGCGCCGGTGACCCGGCCTATCTCACGGACGAAAAGGAGTCGACCAGCGAACGCAGCAGCGAAGAGATTCCTACGGTCGATCCTCTGGCCGGCAAGGTGCCCGGCACCGGCGGCGCGCTGGAAAGCGAGTCGGAGGCCATGGGCATCGAATCCGGCACCCTGGACGAAAGGGCGGCCGGCGAGGCTCCCCGCAGCGATGACGCCGGGCAGACGCCGGAGTCCATAGTCGACCAGCAGCCCGGCAATGAACAGCTGCTCACGCCTGAAGCCGAACGTAGTGAGGAGGCTGTCGATGTCATGAGCGATCAGGCGCCTGGCGAAACCCAGAGCAGCGATGAGGCCAGACGGTTGATCGAGTCCCCGGAAGAGATGAAGTCCGGAGCTGAAGGCACTGCCGAGCGCGCAACAACCGAAGGCCAGGAAGCGGCCAGTGAGCAGTGGACCGGCTCTCCCGATCCACAAAAGGCCAAGGAAGGCGCGGTTAAGGATTGGCAGGATTACGAGAAGACGCACGAGCGCGCCATCGTGCGCCAGCCCGAGAGCCAGCCCGGGGGACAGGCCGAGGGTCAGCAGCAATAA
- a CDS encoding amino acid ABC transporter ATP-binding protein → MIEFEHVHKWFGELHVLSDITLTIQKGEVVVICGPSGSGKSTLIRCINRLEPIQRGRIVVDSQDLGAPDVNLKMLRAEVGFVFQQFNLYPHMTVLENITLAPLMVRKMSRRNAEDLAMALLEKVNIPDKAGAYPAQLSGGQQQRVAIARGLAMKPKIMLFDEPTSALDPEMINEVLDVMKTLAREGMTMVCVTHEMGFAREVSDRVIFMDGGKLVEENSPEEFFNNPQSERTKEFLSKILSH, encoded by the coding sequence GTGATCGAGTTCGAGCATGTACATAAATGGTTTGGCGAGCTGCACGTCCTGAGCGACATCACCTTGACCATCCAGAAGGGCGAAGTTGTCGTCATCTGCGGGCCCAGCGGCTCCGGCAAATCCACGCTCATACGTTGCATCAACCGTCTGGAGCCCATCCAGCGCGGTCGAATCGTCGTGGACAGTCAGGATCTGGGCGCCCCGGACGTGAACCTGAAGATGTTGCGCGCCGAGGTAGGCTTCGTCTTCCAGCAGTTCAACTTATATCCGCACATGACCGTGCTCGAGAACATCACCTTGGCGCCGCTCATGGTGCGCAAGATGTCCCGCCGCAATGCCGAGGATCTGGCCATGGCGCTCCTCGAAAAGGTCAATATCCCGGACAAGGCCGGAGCCTATCCCGCACAGCTCTCCGGTGGGCAGCAGCAGCGAGTGGCAATCGCCCGCGGCTTGGCCATGAAGCCCAAGATCATGCTTTTCGACGAGCCTACCAGCGCTCTTGATCCTGAAATGATCAACGAGGTGCTGGACGTCATGAAGACCCTGGCCCGCGAAGGCATGACCATGGTCTGCGTGACTCACGAGATGGGCTTTGCCCGCGAGGTGAGCGACCGGGTCATCTTCATGGACGGCGGCAAGCTCGTCGAGGAGAACTCGCCCGAGGAGTTCTTCAATAATCCCCAAAGCGAGCGGACAAAGGAATTCCTGAGCAAAATTCTCTCCCACTAG
- the mltG gene encoding endolytic transglycosylase MltG, which produces MIKRMLKLLVGLAAVGLVIGLVAGGWLGWQAWKFLNTPSESPGREVVLDIQPGETFAHVAVELERKGVITDAEKFRLLGRWRKATGHVRAGEFALNTGMVPDEVLKTLTTGTEMLHRLVVREGLAWWETAKLVEQAGLGSFESFKAAVHDPELLAKHNIQADSAEGYLFPETYMLPKPKGNDARAVVEVMLGHFATAAGKVWPQGLPEPGKLHELVVLASLVEKETGAPAERPRIAGVYANRIERGMRLQCDPTIIYGLGESFDGNIRKAHLLDADNPYNTYRINGLPPGPIASPGLESLKAAAEPEKHAYLYFVSRQDGTHQFSKTLEEHNAAVREYQLRRH; this is translated from the coding sequence ATGATCAAGAGAATGCTCAAGCTGCTCGTCGGCCTGGCGGCCGTGGGCCTCGTCATCGGCCTTGTCGCTGGCGGCTGGCTCGGCTGGCAGGCCTGGAAGTTCCTCAACACTCCGTCCGAGTCGCCCGGCCGCGAAGTGGTGCTGGATATCCAGCCCGGCGAGACCTTCGCGCACGTGGCCGTAGAACTGGAGCGTAAAGGCGTGATCACCGACGCGGAGAAGTTCCGTCTGTTAGGCCGTTGGCGCAAGGCCACGGGGCACGTGCGCGCCGGCGAATTCGCCCTGAACACGGGCATGGTCCCGGACGAAGTGCTTAAGACCCTGACCACCGGCACGGAGATGCTGCACCGCCTCGTGGTGCGCGAGGGCTTGGCCTGGTGGGAAACGGCCAAGCTCGTGGAGCAGGCCGGCCTGGGCTCCTTCGAGTCCTTCAAGGCGGCCGTGCATGATCCGGAGTTGCTGGCCAAGCACAACATCCAAGCTGACAGCGCCGAAGGGTATCTGTTCCCCGAGACATACATGTTGCCCAAGCCCAAGGGCAATGATGCCAGAGCCGTGGTGGAAGTCATGCTCGGCCACTTCGCGACCGCTGCAGGCAAGGTCTGGCCGCAAGGATTGCCCGAGCCCGGGAAGCTGCACGAGCTGGTCGTCCTGGCCTCGCTGGTTGAAAAGGAGACAGGCGCGCCCGCGGAACGCCCACGCATCGCCGGCGTGTACGCCAACCGCATCGAGCGGGGCATGCGCCTGCAATGCGATCCGACCATCATCTACGGCCTGGGCGAGAGCTTTGACGGCAACATCCGCAAGGCGCACCTGCTCGATGCCGACAACCCGTACAATACCTACCGCATAAACGGACTGCCGCCGGGCCCCATTGCTTCGCCTGGGCTGGAGTCGCTCAAGGCCGCGGCTGAGCCCGAAAAACACGCGTATCTGTACTTCGTGTCCAGACAGGACGGCACGCACCAGTTCAGCAAGACACTGGAGGAGCATAACGCGGCCGTGCGGGAGTATCAGCTTCGCCGGCACTGA
- the sucD gene encoding succinate--CoA ligase subunit alpha, producing the protein MLLDEQASKRLFREAGVSVPDGECVEPGSEDGVRPSFPPPWYLKAQVLTGGRGKAGGVLRVDDARALPGRARELFAKDICGHRPPYLLLEPAVDFVRECYVSFAVSRDRASLVLSVSPRGGVDVERSADVLTQVIPLPAGPAERNMRAAFFHLKVGKEYWPGFRELVLRLFDAVRQNSLLLAEINPLVLTRDGRWLALDGKAEIDDNAAALRPELDRWYDPRHHTPDDVRARDEGMSFVKLGGWVGCMVNGAGLAMATMDLLNLAGLPAANFLDLGGAADSRRLDRALRLLFEGQDVRVVFINLFGGILSCEKVAQALADVLAGNEPGKPLVVRMAGNGASEGRRLLEGLNLHGLTLVEDMTQALAVLEGFGPRDLNPPRIEAGDGRAAQIADLSPVLAAALRGATSGVYARSFDFDAQTRILVQGITGKVAALHTRLMLGYGSRIVAGVTPFKGGLEIEGAPVYDCVREALRHHEIDASIVFVPAAMAADAVLEAAEAGIPWVVCITEGIPQQDMLATLPKLRRLGTRLIGPNTPGIIVPGRTKIGIMPTDPFTPGPVAIFSRSGTLTYEAAARLSAAGMGQALAVGIGGDPLIGLGFADCLAMVADDARVKAVLVLGEIGGRAEEDLADYVSRTAFSKPMAAFIAGRTAPLGRRLGHAGAILEESSGGVAGKMQALSMAGIHLCPNLESIPRVMMGLLAAQRTGNVERALSASFQLHDG; encoded by the coding sequence ATGTTGCTGGACGAGCAGGCGAGCAAGCGGCTGTTCCGTGAGGCGGGAGTGAGCGTACCCGACGGTGAATGCGTGGAGCCGGGCAGTGAGGATGGCGTCAGACCGTCCTTCCCGCCGCCATGGTACCTCAAGGCCCAGGTGCTCACGGGCGGGCGGGGCAAGGCCGGAGGCGTGCTGCGTGTGGACGATGCACGAGCTCTGCCGGGCAGGGCCCGCGAGCTGTTCGCCAAGGATATCTGTGGCCACAGGCCTCCGTATCTGCTCCTGGAACCGGCCGTGGATTTCGTGCGCGAGTGCTACGTGTCCTTTGCCGTGTCCCGCGACCGCGCAAGCCTCGTGCTCAGCGTGAGCCCGCGAGGCGGGGTGGACGTGGAACGATCCGCCGACGTCCTGACCCAGGTGATTCCCTTGCCTGCGGGCCCGGCCGAGCGAAATATGCGTGCGGCGTTCTTCCATCTCAAGGTCGGCAAGGAGTATTGGCCAGGCTTCCGCGAGCTGGTCCTGCGCCTGTTTGACGCAGTGCGCCAAAACAGTCTGCTGTTGGCCGAGATCAATCCACTGGTGCTCACACGCGACGGCCGCTGGCTGGCCCTGGACGGCAAGGCCGAGATCGACGACAACGCGGCCGCCCTGCGGCCGGAACTGGATCGCTGGTATGATCCGCGCCACCACACGCCCGACGACGTGCGCGCACGCGACGAAGGCATGAGCTTCGTGAAACTCGGCGGCTGGGTAGGCTGCATGGTCAATGGCGCGGGACTGGCCATGGCCACCATGGACCTGCTCAACCTCGCGGGATTGCCAGCGGCAAATTTCCTGGACCTGGGCGGCGCGGCCGACAGTCGCCGCCTGGATCGCGCCCTGCGCCTGCTTTTCGAGGGTCAGGATGTGCGTGTCGTGTTCATCAATCTTTTTGGCGGCATCCTGTCCTGCGAGAAAGTGGCCCAGGCCCTGGCCGATGTCCTGGCTGGCAACGAGCCCGGCAAGCCGTTGGTGGTGCGCATGGCTGGCAACGGCGCGAGCGAGGGCCGGCGGCTGCTGGAGGGGTTGAATCTGCACGGGCTCACGCTCGTGGAGGATATGACCCAGGCTTTGGCGGTCCTGGAGGGCTTCGGGCCGCGCGACCTCAACCCTCCGCGTATCGAGGCCGGTGACGGGCGAGCAGCGCAAATAGCCGACCTTTCCCCGGTGCTTGCCGCGGCCTTGCGAGGCGCGACCTCCGGAGTTTATGCGAGATCCTTCGATTTCGATGCGCAGACGCGCATCCTGGTTCAAGGCATTACCGGCAAGGTCGCGGCCCTGCACACGCGGCTCATGCTCGGCTACGGCAGCCGCATCGTGGCGGGGGTCACGCCTTTCAAGGGCGGGTTGGAAATAGAGGGCGCGCCTGTTTATGACTGCGTGCGCGAGGCGCTGCGCCATCACGAGATCGATGCGAGCATCGTGTTCGTGCCCGCCGCCATGGCGGCCGACGCCGTGCTGGAGGCAGCCGAGGCGGGCATACCGTGGGTTGTGTGCATTACCGAGGGCATTCCTCAGCAGGACATGCTTGCCACGCTGCCAAAGCTGCGCAGGCTGGGCACCCGGTTGATCGGCCCCAACACGCCGGGCATTATCGTGCCGGGCCGAACCAAGATCGGCATCATGCCGACAGATCCCTTCACGCCGGGGCCGGTGGCCATCTTCTCGCGCAGTGGCACGCTGACCTACGAGGCCGCCGCGCGCCTCTCCGCCGCAGGAATGGGCCAAGCCCTGGCCGTGGGCATCGGGGGCGATCCGCTCATCGGCCTGGGATTCGCCGATTGCCTGGCCATGGTCGCTGACGATGCGCGAGTCAAGGCCGTGCTCGTGCTGGGCGAGATCGGCGGACGAGCCGAGGAGGACCTGGCCGATTATGTGTCGCGCACAGCCTTTTCCAAACCCATGGCGGCTTTCATTGCCGGACGGACCGCGCCTTTGGGCCGTCGTCTGGGCCATGCCGGTGCTATCCTGGAGGAGAGTTCCGGCGGCGTGGCCGGCAAAATGCAGGCCTTAAGCATGGCTGGCATCCACCTTTGCCCGAACCTGGAGTCCATTCCTCGAGTAATGATGGGATTATTGGCTGCGCAACGGACTGGGAATGTGGAAAGGGCCCTTAGCGCATCTTTTCAGCTTCATGATGGTTGA
- a CDS encoding amino acid ABC transporter permease, whose amino-acid sequence MMAYWLDKRWVQNTVLLALAGLMVWYWGFVFEFGYDFEWSVLYKFNETYGMHLGLELLKGLGLTIKITLVSSFLALLLGTFFGLGRLSKFKPLRWTSNAYVEFFRNTPLLVQLFFWYFAMPLALPEAAREFAYAQDFEFWTATIGLSIYTGSFMAEVIRAGLQSIPKGLLEAAYSSGLSYFQVLTRIILPLAFRVIIPPLGSEFLNNMKNSSLAMVVGVAELCWQSQQVESLTFRGFEATTAATILYLSLSLTISLVLNSVNVRLRSLEHRPRNRVLRTLHILFSPLGRLRRASRQSTPIPAQASLRLSPGAAFMRRLGRILAGLGIPAAKIGFVAILGYLLLQVAQGVASFNWQVIADNFRTLLIWRFPQGDETELFLGLGGLSFSILMSFIAITVSFFIGLVVGLARASKNRLFSLPATLYIECIRGTPLIMVIFWTYFFLPAFTGSYLNVFWSATIALTVFTGAYLAEIVRSGIQNIPPGQVEAACSTGLSYSQTMRKIVLPQALKQMIPAIVGQFIAIFKDTSLAYVIGVLELTFVAQGLINRLMVYPFEIYSSVAALYFICCYSMSIVAGRLERRLSPDQVRLEM is encoded by the coding sequence ATGATGGCATACTGGCTGGATAAGCGCTGGGTCCAAAACACAGTGCTCCTGGCCCTGGCCGGGCTCATGGTCTGGTACTGGGGATTCGTTTTCGAGTTCGGCTACGACTTCGAATGGTCTGTTCTTTATAAGTTCAACGAGACCTATGGCATGCACCTGGGGCTTGAGCTGCTCAAGGGTCTCGGCCTGACCATCAAGATCACGCTCGTCAGCTCCTTCCTCGCCCTGCTGCTCGGCACGTTCTTCGGGCTGGGGCGCCTTTCCAAGTTCAAGCCCTTGCGCTGGACCTCGAATGCCTATGTCGAGTTCTTCCGCAATACGCCTCTGCTGGTACAGCTCTTCTTCTGGTACTTCGCCATGCCCCTGGCCCTGCCCGAGGCAGCCCGCGAATTCGCCTATGCCCAGGATTTCGAATTCTGGACCGCGACCATCGGCCTGTCCATCTACACGGGCTCGTTCATGGCCGAGGTCATCCGCGCCGGCCTGCAGTCCATTCCCAAGGGACTGCTGGAAGCGGCCTACTCCAGCGGCCTGTCCTATTTCCAGGTGCTCACGCGCATCATCCTGCCGCTGGCTTTTCGGGTCATCATCCCGCCTCTGGGCAGCGAGTTCCTCAACAACATGAAGAACTCCTCCCTGGCCATGGTCGTGGGCGTGGCCGAACTCTGCTGGCAGTCGCAACAGGTCGAATCCCTGACTTTCCGCGGCTTCGAGGCCACCACCGCGGCCACGATCCTCTACCTGAGCCTGTCCCTGACCATTTCCCTCGTGCTCAACAGCGTGAACGTCCGCTTGCGCTCCCTGGAGCACAGGCCGCGCAACCGCGTTTTGCGCACGCTGCACATCCTGTTCTCGCCGCTGGGACGCCTGCGCCGCGCCTCGCGCCAGTCGACGCCAATACCGGCGCAGGCCAGCCTGCGCCTGTCGCCCGGCGCGGCGTTCATGCGCCGCCTGGGCCGAATCCTGGCCGGGCTCGGCATTCCGGCGGCCAAGATCGGCTTCGTGGCCATCCTCGGCTATCTGCTCTTGCAGGTAGCCCAGGGCGTCGCCTCGTTCAACTGGCAGGTCATTGCCGACAATTTCCGCACCCTGCTCATCTGGCGCTTTCCCCAGGGCGACGAGACCGAGCTTTTCCTGGGCCTGGGCGGCCTGTCCTTCTCCATCCTCATGTCCTTCATCGCCATCACGGTGAGCTTCTTCATCGGCCTTGTGGTCGGCTTGGCGCGCGCGTCCAAAAACCGCCTGTTCAGCCTGCCCGCCACGCTGTACATCGAGTGCATTCGCGGCACGCCACTGATCATGGTCATCTTCTGGACCTACTTTTTCCTGCCGGCCTTCACGGGCTCCTACCTGAACGTGTTCTGGAGCGCGACCATCGCCCTGACCGTGTTCACCGGAGCCTACCTGGCCGAGATCGTGCGCAGCGGCATCCAGAATATTCCGCCCGGCCAGGTGGAAGCGGCCTGCTCCACGGGCCTGTCCTACAGCCAGACCATGCGCAAGATCGTCCTGCCCCAGGCCCTCAAGCAGATGATTCCAGCCATCGTGGGCCAGTTCATCGCCATCTTCAAGGACACCTCCCTGGCCTACGTCATCGGCGTGCTGGAGCTGACTTTCGTGGCCCAGGGACTGATCAACCGGCTCATGGTCTACCCCTTCGAGATTTATTCCTCCGTGGCCGCGCTTTACTTCATATGTTGCTATTCGATGAGCATCGTGGCCGGCCGCCTGGAACGCCGCCTGAGCCCGGATCAGGTCCGGCTGGAGATGTAA
- a CDS encoding asparaginase domain-containing protein, which yields MTKVADGRIRFLITGGTIDKEYDAQSGNLVFSRTRLGDILTLARCRAEFVVEVVMLKDSLDMTMEDRLLIRERCLAAPESRIVITHGTDTMADTARVLGPAVTGKAVALVGAMIPYSFVHSDAGFNLGCAVTAVQCLPPGVYVTMNGRIFTWDNVRKNREIGEFGTLKE from the coding sequence ATGACAAAAGTCGCGGACGGACGCATCCGCTTTCTCATCACGGGCGGAACCATCGACAAGGAATACGACGCCCAGAGCGGCAACCTGGTCTTCTCGCGCACCAGATTGGGCGACATCCTGACCTTGGCCCGCTGCCGGGCCGAATTCGTCGTGGAAGTGGTCATGCTCAAGGACAGCCTGGACATGACCATGGAAGACCGTCTGCTCATTCGCGAACGCTGCCTGGCCGCGCCCGAGTCGCGCATCGTCATAACCCACGGCACTGACACCATGGCCGACACGGCCCGCGTGCTTGGGCCCGCCGTGACCGGCAAGGCCGTGGCTCTGGTCGGGGCCATGATCCCCTACTCCTTCGTGCACTCGGACGCGGGCTTTAATCTTGGCTGCGCCGTGACCGCCGTGCAGTGCCTGCCCCCCGGAGTCTATGTGACCATGAACGGCCGCATTTTCACCTGGGACAACGTGCGCAAGAACCGTGAGATCGGCGAGTTCGGAACGCTGAAGGAATAG